A genome region from Streptomyces xanthophaeus includes the following:
- a CDS encoding ATP-binding protein, with amino-acid sequence MTVTEETAPAARQVLPAEERHAAELAFLAAQDPGPRPPGWALTPRAVVTFVCGSDGAELALPGRRRAGLPAKLAIAPKFVGERALVERCVVTLAGERGLLLTGEPGTAKSMLSELLAAAVSGTSALTVQGTAGTTEDAFRYGWNYALLLAQGPTSQALVDSPVLSAMRTGRVVRVEEITRCLPEVQDALVSILSDRRLSVPELTATEDAVVSAAPGFTVIATANLRDRGVSEMSAALKRRFNFETVAPIADADAEATLIRRQAVAAVQRAGAAFGVDDAVLDALVTVFRDLRSGRSAEGWDVERPGTVMSTAEAVQVAASLGVAAAYLPGGDVLDLLPGHLLGVVRKDDPADHGRLLGYWDGPVRRRAEDGSPMWRRLWDLRGSLR; translated from the coding sequence ATGACCGTCACCGAAGAAACCGCCCCCGCCGCCCGACAGGTGCTGCCCGCCGAGGAGCGCCACGCCGCCGAGCTCGCCTTCCTCGCCGCCCAGGACCCCGGCCCCCGCCCGCCCGGCTGGGCTCTGACCCCGCGCGCCGTCGTCACCTTCGTCTGCGGCAGCGACGGAGCCGAGCTCGCGCTGCCGGGGCGCCGCCGCGCCGGACTCCCCGCCAAGCTGGCCATCGCGCCCAAGTTCGTCGGCGAACGCGCCCTCGTGGAGCGCTGCGTCGTCACCCTGGCCGGCGAGCGCGGCCTGCTCCTCACCGGCGAGCCCGGCACCGCCAAGTCGATGCTGTCCGAGCTCCTGGCCGCCGCCGTCAGCGGCACCAGCGCCCTCACCGTCCAGGGCACGGCCGGCACCACCGAGGACGCCTTCCGCTACGGCTGGAACTACGCGCTGCTGCTCGCACAGGGCCCCACCTCGCAGGCCCTGGTCGACTCCCCGGTGCTCTCCGCCATGCGCACCGGGCGCGTCGTCCGCGTCGAGGAGATCACCCGCTGCCTGCCCGAGGTCCAGGACGCGCTGGTGTCGATCCTGTCCGACCGGCGGCTCAGCGTCCCCGAACTGACCGCCACCGAGGACGCGGTGGTCTCCGCCGCCCCCGGCTTCACCGTCATCGCCACCGCCAACCTGCGCGACCGCGGCGTCTCGGAGATGTCCGCCGCCCTCAAGCGCCGCTTCAACTTCGAGACCGTCGCCCCGATCGCCGACGCGGACGCGGAGGCCACCCTGATCCGCCGCCAGGCGGTCGCCGCCGTCCAGCGGGCCGGCGCCGCCTTCGGCGTCGACGACGCCGTGCTCGACGCCCTCGTCACCGTCTTCCGCGACCTGCGCTCGGGCCGCTCCGCCGAGGGCTGGGACGTGGAGCGCCCCGGTACGGTCATGTCCACCGCCGAGGCCGTCCAGGTGGCGGCCTCGCTCGGGGTCGCCGCCGCCTACCTGCCGGGCGGGGACGTGCTGGACCTGCTGCCGGGGCACCTGCTGGGCGTCGTACGCAAGGACGACCCGGCCGACCACGGACGCCTGCTGGGGTACTGGGACGGCCCGGTCCGGCGCCGCGCCGAGGACGGTTCGCCGATGTGGCGCCGCCTCTGGGACCTGCGCGGGAGCCTGCGTTGA
- a CDS encoding DNA-binding protein — MNNAELLLKAGAVLPRDTTGAGSDVVELTARSYRHPGLGDDRVVVRLAPGELGAAEDLAAGFLGLVRHEGEPPVVGLSRRQALGFPEWVLVHHPEDGHHALAVVPEMDRIARQAKTKPKAALDACLELAGRLAASVPHFLPLFHEQAARLFLAVENTTYAAQLFGRARDAEAQYGLAIDEDRLDAVFLEFALVGALPVKVLTGYGKALAGRVTPAEAYERFRRLCVRRTAGGLPPSAQAAAELRRLARAAGLTGTEPEQDYLAELLPLPATLRAALGWWKAHRGALVALARRVPAVRGTLLGLTPPSGDGGEFTTLWLEILEESGATAGLVDGDLPAEQRCADGTAGWLERFHAARHSGWGRRPTLPLLLDLVGRCAARLRTELARPEREAGLRIGVEDTDLLDLLLALDVPVTDPEAASEDRRHRHDHLNLSEWADGEQRRDLLALAADRRFHPAFRRALSNLSDGCADVVRCVAASPGGRPLLAEWMRDVALASTATGLPGVPEAIARLRWLPTEALELAPEEVAAAAAADLAETLARTLRGGLFEELAWPSWEEALAELSPGQGREALTVVEAWPYLIVANQTQVRVIDADSTVLTHDLRVPTGTSYNHGFHYVDGELLVFWSSWSTNGTQGYWHHSPGTVLTLDTDRSHWSLRSDHLSLPLPGGGRATGGGVLHRGDTKLPDERPLLSDGTSYWVWHRREEENDTGWREYDPVGGTYGRSSLPAFFADALRADPDSGRRGGSSNRLRPTPTVAGSVLGEPTDGLLGWRTVWDRDHGWQGTDTGGRTVAVPEGREVPVAALAFPGDDRPRALSQHWQELSITDPDGVVTATSRDGHRRRSAYGTGSVDLPPLSHWYALRPRDTEGSAVLRAADRETVAALLKTAAAADKAADLPDLVSAALPQITASKIIGGIVEVLRFTLTQQKALDEIAARLHPDNTPVEEREQGPGDRLIADGLSGLIGSGYYRWGGESDAAHYTLTELAAARTRTDAAPAPGLLHFDTPALPYWSFTWTPLLDQPAAVAYRAVTVAPTDEQREGLLTLLGTVDALGLASAEGSADRWRRVLLRLDQQHLLTPDGERNVHHRSLLPLGGGAVLALTEHSESVPEGHEFGALLHDPTGRFTVPGPYTVRGDAPLGDRERGAGWLTAFLGAAAEHGAAPFRPEAAEEFSRLTGVSGTLARLVVAGLPGVDSYERSFLTPELRTALGVKATDAAYARDELKSLDTELRRALVGALLPADPAKLWTEGPDVTAAAELWNRRVGRRTPVPDWLATEAARAVGGTWPAHRALAALLDPAASRELSVDVAWTVKGDHVEPAGPATAPFTASVLTGTLAMASWLAHRLPAGDPVRAALPPVLTAVRQRLAAPELLLEIGHYTSLPDFRKAAGTPTETGEGYERYGAVVMATHDDQPKPALRPALLDSTGSDPYLPVLRGDDQRPSAAEAALRAVHDPRFAALLADPGAPAAGAVAADGTWWPQDPGRSVPELVEEASARHGLGADAATLYLMLLAMPDPTDRNTARWTGWKPARLKAARAELAATDLVVTAGRSRAGRSLFLPGGWADMPSPTLPVEQWKLPMYGLSAGGRPPLGVLVPAEPAAELYRRAWQRVQDGDLPRFEELKVKRTRARRR; from the coding sequence ATGAACAACGCAGAACTGCTGCTCAAGGCCGGTGCCGTACTGCCCCGGGACACCACCGGCGCCGGCAGCGACGTCGTGGAACTGACCGCACGCTCCTACCGCCACCCCGGCCTCGGCGACGACCGCGTCGTCGTCCGGCTCGCCCCCGGCGAGCTGGGCGCGGCCGAGGACCTCGCCGCAGGCTTCCTGGGGCTCGTACGGCACGAGGGCGAGCCGCCCGTCGTCGGCCTGAGCCGGCGCCAGGCGCTCGGCTTCCCCGAATGGGTCCTCGTGCACCACCCCGAGGACGGCCACCACGCCCTCGCCGTCGTCCCCGAAATGGACCGGATCGCCCGGCAGGCCAAGACCAAGCCCAAGGCCGCCCTCGACGCCTGCCTCGAACTGGCCGGCCGCCTCGCCGCGTCCGTCCCGCACTTCCTGCCCCTCTTCCACGAGCAGGCCGCACGCCTCTTCCTCGCCGTCGAGAACACCACCTACGCCGCCCAGCTGTTCGGGCGGGCCCGGGACGCCGAGGCCCAGTACGGGCTGGCCATCGACGAGGACCGCCTCGACGCCGTCTTCCTCGAATTCGCCCTCGTCGGCGCCCTGCCGGTGAAGGTGCTCACCGGCTACGGCAAGGCCCTCGCCGGCCGCGTCACCCCCGCCGAGGCCTACGAGCGCTTCCGCCGCCTGTGCGTACGCCGCACCGCCGGCGGGCTGCCGCCCTCCGCCCAGGCCGCCGCCGAACTGCGCCGCCTCGCCCGCGCTGCCGGCCTGACCGGCACCGAACCCGAGCAGGACTACCTCGCCGAACTGCTGCCCCTGCCCGCCACCCTGCGCGCCGCGCTCGGCTGGTGGAAGGCACACCGCGGCGCCCTCGTGGCGCTCGCCCGCCGCGTGCCCGCCGTCCGCGGCACGCTCCTCGGACTGACCCCGCCCAGCGGCGACGGCGGCGAGTTCACCACCCTGTGGCTGGAGATCCTGGAGGAGTCCGGCGCCACCGCCGGCCTCGTCGACGGGGACCTGCCCGCCGAGCAGCGCTGCGCCGACGGCACGGCCGGCTGGCTGGAGCGCTTCCACGCCGCCCGCCACTCCGGCTGGGGCCGGCGCCCCACGCTCCCGCTCCTCCTCGACCTCGTCGGGCGCTGCGCCGCCCGGCTGCGCACCGAACTCGCCCGGCCCGAACGGGAAGCGGGCCTGCGCATCGGCGTCGAGGACACCGACCTCCTCGACCTGCTGCTCGCCCTGGACGTCCCGGTCACCGACCCCGAGGCCGCCTCCGAGGACCGGCGCCACCGCCACGACCACCTGAACCTGTCCGAGTGGGCCGACGGCGAGCAGCGCCGCGACCTGCTCGCCCTCGCCGCCGACCGGCGCTTCCACCCCGCCTTCCGCCGCGCGCTGAGCAACCTGAGCGACGGCTGCGCCGATGTCGTCCGGTGCGTCGCCGCCTCGCCCGGCGGCCGCCCGCTGCTGGCCGAGTGGATGCGCGACGTCGCTCTCGCCTCCACCGCCACCGGTCTGCCCGGGGTGCCCGAGGCCATCGCACGGCTGCGGTGGCTGCCCACCGAAGCCCTGGAACTCGCCCCGGAGGAAGTGGCCGCGGCCGCGGCCGCCGACCTCGCCGAGACCCTCGCCCGGACCCTGCGCGGCGGCCTCTTCGAGGAACTGGCCTGGCCCTCCTGGGAGGAAGCCCTCGCCGAACTGAGCCCCGGCCAGGGCCGGGAGGCCCTCACCGTGGTGGAGGCCTGGCCGTACCTGATCGTCGCCAACCAGACCCAGGTCCGGGTCATCGACGCCGACTCCACCGTCCTCACGCACGACCTGCGCGTGCCGACCGGGACCTCGTACAACCACGGCTTCCACTACGTCGACGGTGAACTGCTCGTCTTCTGGTCCTCCTGGAGCACCAACGGGACCCAGGGTTACTGGCACCACTCGCCCGGCACCGTCCTCACCCTGGACACCGACCGCAGCCACTGGTCGCTGCGCAGCGACCACCTCTCCCTGCCGCTCCCCGGCGGCGGGCGCGCCACCGGCGGCGGCGTCCTGCACCGCGGCGACACGAAGCTGCCGGACGAGCGGCCCCTGCTGTCCGACGGCACCTCGTACTGGGTGTGGCACCGGCGTGAGGAGGAGAACGACACCGGCTGGCGCGAGTACGACCCCGTCGGCGGGACCTACGGACGGTCCTCCCTGCCCGCGTTCTTCGCAGACGCGCTGCGCGCCGACCCGGACAGCGGCCGCCGCGGCGGGTCCTCCAACCGGTTGCGGCCGACTCCCACCGTGGCCGGCTCGGTCCTCGGCGAGCCCACCGACGGCCTGCTCGGCTGGCGCACCGTCTGGGACCGCGACCACGGCTGGCAGGGCACCGACACCGGCGGCCGCACCGTCGCCGTGCCCGAGGGCCGCGAGGTGCCCGTCGCCGCCCTCGCCTTCCCCGGCGACGACCGGCCCCGCGCCCTGTCCCAGCACTGGCAGGAGCTGAGCATCACCGACCCGGACGGTGTGGTCACCGCCACGTCGCGCGACGGCCACCGCCGGCGCTCCGCCTACGGCACGGGCAGCGTGGACCTTCCGCCGCTGTCGCACTGGTACGCCCTGCGCCCCCGCGACACCGAGGGTTCGGCCGTCCTGCGCGCCGCCGACCGGGAGACCGTGGCCGCACTGCTCAAGACGGCCGCCGCCGCCGACAAGGCCGCCGACCTGCCCGACCTGGTCAGCGCGGCACTGCCGCAGATCACCGCCTCCAAGATCATCGGTGGCATCGTCGAAGTCCTCCGCTTCACCCTCACCCAGCAGAAGGCCCTGGACGAGATCGCCGCCCGCCTCCACCCCGACAACACGCCCGTCGAGGAACGCGAGCAGGGCCCCGGCGACCGGCTGATCGCCGACGGGCTCAGCGGTCTCATCGGCTCCGGCTACTACCGCTGGGGCGGCGAGAGCGACGCCGCCCACTACACGCTGACCGAACTCGCCGCCGCCCGCACCCGGACCGACGCGGCCCCCGCGCCCGGCCTGCTGCACTTCGACACACCCGCGCTGCCGTACTGGTCCTTCACGTGGACCCCGCTGCTGGACCAGCCCGCGGCCGTCGCCTACCGCGCCGTCACCGTCGCGCCCACCGACGAGCAGCGGGAAGGGCTGCTCACCCTGCTCGGCACGGTCGACGCCCTCGGCCTGGCCTCCGCCGAAGGCTCCGCGGACCGCTGGCGCCGGGTCCTGCTCCGCCTCGACCAGCAGCACCTGCTCACCCCGGACGGCGAACGCAACGTCCACCACCGCAGCCTGCTGCCCCTGGGCGGCGGAGCCGTCCTCGCACTGACCGAGCACAGCGAATCCGTGCCCGAAGGCCACGAGTTCGGTGCCCTGCTCCACGACCCCACGGGCCGGTTCACCGTCCCCGGCCCCTACACCGTGCGCGGCGACGCCCCGCTCGGCGACCGCGAACGCGGCGCCGGCTGGCTGACCGCGTTCCTCGGCGCGGCCGCCGAGCACGGCGCCGCACCCTTCCGCCCCGAAGCCGCGGAGGAGTTCTCCCGGCTCACCGGAGTCTCCGGCACCCTCGCCCGCCTGGTGGTCGCCGGACTCCCGGGCGTCGACAGCTACGAACGCAGCTTCCTCACCCCCGAACTGCGCACCGCCCTCGGGGTCAAGGCCACCGACGCCGCGTACGCCCGCGACGAGCTCAAGAGCCTCGACACCGAGCTGAGGCGCGCCCTCGTCGGGGCCCTGCTCCCCGCCGATCCGGCGAAGCTGTGGACCGAGGGACCCGACGTCACCGCCGCCGCGGAGCTCTGGAACCGGCGCGTGGGCCGCCGTACACCCGTCCCCGACTGGCTGGCCACCGAAGCCGCGCGCGCCGTGGGCGGCACCTGGCCCGCGCACCGCGCCCTGGCCGCGCTGCTCGACCCGGCCGCCTCGCGCGAGCTCTCCGTCGACGTCGCCTGGACCGTGAAGGGCGACCACGTGGAGCCCGCCGGGCCGGCCACCGCCCCCTTCACGGCCTCCGTCCTGACCGGAACCCTGGCCATGGCCTCCTGGCTGGCCCACCGGCTGCCCGCGGGAGATCCCGTACGAGCGGCCCTGCCGCCCGTACTGACCGCCGTACGGCAGCGGCTCGCCGCACCCGAACTGCTCCTGGAGATCGGGCACTACACCAGTCTTCCCGACTTCCGGAAGGCGGCCGGCACGCCTACCGAGACCGGCGAGGGCTACGAGCGGTACGGAGCCGTCGTCATGGCCACCCACGACGACCAGCCCAAGCCCGCACTGCGCCCGGCCCTGCTCGACTCCACCGGCTCCGACCCGTACCTGCCGGTGCTGCGCGGTGACGACCAGCGGCCCTCCGCCGCCGAGGCCGCGCTGCGCGCGGTCCACGACCCGCGGTTCGCCGCGCTGCTCGCCGACCCGGGTGCCCCGGCGGCCGGCGCCGTGGCCGCCGACGGCACCTGGTGGCCGCAGGACCCCGGCCGCTCCGTTCCGGAACTGGTGGAGGAGGCGAGCGCCCGGCACGGCCTGGGCGCCGACGCGGCCACCCTCTACCTCATGCTGCTCGCCATGCCCGACCCCACCGACCGCAACACCGCGCGCTGGACCGGCTGGAAGCCGGCCCGCCTCAAGGCCGCCCGCGCCGAACTGGCCGCCACCGACCTGGTGGTGACGGCCGGCCGCAGCCGGGCCGGGCGCTCGCTGTTCCTGCCGGGCGGCTGGGCCGACATGCCCTCCCCGACCCTGCCGGTGGAGCAGTGGAAGCTCCCGATGTACGGCCTGAGCGCCGGCGGCCGGCCCCCGCTGGGCGTGCTGGTCCCGGCCGAACCGGCCGCGGAGCTCTACCGCCGGGCCTGGCAGCGGGTCCAGGACGGCGACCTGCCGCGCTTCGAGGAGCTCAAGGTGAAGCGCACCCGCGCCCGCCGCCGCTGA
- a CDS encoding DUF4132 domain-containing protein, protein MAWLAAGEGYEIALVEGRVAARSATGRSAGRQLKTLPKALKDHPEVDRLRRLAEWLDRHEAACAAQVDSWMVSSLPVPTELLARVWPDEAWQSALRDVAVVGDDPDEVGFLRDATASGELKVVNLDGETVRLSPRTVTLPHPVLLPDLDDVRDFAAELGIVQRVEQIHRATWHKPAGTAATATEVRDYAGGVFPTRFSLAARATSLGYRVSGGYATCKVRDSGTGTEAAVWIGEPYYEDEMTTGALSWHDEDGRAVRLTEVGPVAWSEGMRMAAALYAGRKIEEGGDA, encoded by the coding sequence ATGGCATGGCTGGCGGCGGGCGAGGGGTACGAGATCGCCCTGGTGGAGGGACGGGTGGCGGCCAGGTCCGCCACCGGGCGGAGTGCGGGACGGCAGCTGAAGACACTGCCCAAGGCCCTGAAGGACCATCCCGAGGTGGACCGGCTGCGCAGGCTGGCCGAATGGCTCGACCGGCACGAGGCGGCCTGCGCCGCACAGGTCGACAGCTGGATGGTCTCCTCGCTGCCCGTCCCGACCGAACTGCTCGCCCGGGTCTGGCCGGACGAGGCCTGGCAGAGCGCCCTGCGCGATGTGGCCGTCGTCGGCGACGACCCGGACGAGGTGGGATTCCTGCGGGACGCCACGGCCTCGGGTGAGCTGAAGGTGGTCAACCTCGACGGCGAGACCGTCCGGCTCTCCCCGCGCACGGTGACCCTGCCGCACCCGGTGCTGCTGCCCGACCTGGACGACGTACGGGACTTCGCGGCCGAGCTGGGCATCGTGCAGCGGGTCGAGCAGATCCACCGGGCCACCTGGCACAAGCCCGCCGGGACCGCCGCCACCGCCACCGAGGTCCGCGACTACGCGGGCGGGGTCTTCCCCACCCGCTTCAGCCTCGCGGCCCGCGCCACGAGCCTCGGCTACCGGGTCTCCGGCGGCTACGCCACCTGCAAGGTCCGGGACTCGGGCACCGGGACGGAGGCCGCCGTGTGGATCGGCGAGCCCTACTACGAGGACGAGATGACCACCGGCGCGCTGAGCTGGCACGACGAGGACGGCCGGGCGGTACGCCTGACGGAGGTCGGACCGGTGGCCTGGTCCGAAGGCATGCGGATGGCCGCGGCGCTCTACGCCGGGCGCAAGATCGAGGAGGGCGGGGACGCGTGA
- a CDS encoding HNH endonuclease family protein, translating to MGRQIRVPGAVLVALLLASATGCSDPAAPGAGDPKASAPAGSPSAAAPKSPDSPDSPGGDAKPAGGDVLPGMVTTAVARTQLAALKVAPVGTMAGYSRDKFTHWAQQGNKCDTREVVLKRDGTEVTQDAECKAVSGNWKSLYDGVVVTDAGKMDIDHMVPLAEGWRSGAAGWDSARRKAFANDLTHPQLLAVTAASNRSKGDQSPDLWQPPDKASWCQYGRAWTTVKSTYGLTVTEPEKKMLTTMLDTCAS from the coding sequence ATGGGACGTCAGATACGTGTGCCGGGTGCGGTGCTGGTGGCGCTGCTGCTGGCCTCCGCCACCGGGTGCTCCGACCCGGCCGCGCCGGGCGCCGGGGATCCGAAGGCGTCGGCGCCCGCGGGTTCACCGTCCGCCGCGGCGCCGAAGTCCCCCGACTCACCGGACTCACCGGGCGGCGACGCCAAGCCTGCCGGCGGGGACGTACTGCCCGGTATGGTCACCACCGCCGTGGCGCGGACCCAGTTGGCGGCGCTCAAGGTGGCACCGGTGGGCACGATGGCGGGCTACAGCAGGGACAAGTTCACGCACTGGGCGCAGCAGGGCAACAAGTGCGACACGCGTGAGGTGGTCCTGAAGCGCGACGGCACCGAGGTCACCCAGGACGCCGAGTGCAAGGCCGTGTCCGGCAACTGGAAGAGCCTCTACGACGGGGTGGTCGTCACGGACGCGGGGAAGATGGACATCGACCACATGGTGCCGCTCGCCGAGGGCTGGCGCTCCGGCGCGGCCGGCTGGGACTCCGCGCGGCGCAAGGCCTTCGCCAACGATCTGACCCATCCTCAGCTGCTGGCCGTGACCGCGGCCTCGAACCGTTCCAAGGGTGACCAGAGCCCCGACCTGTGGCAGCCGCCGGACAAGGCGAGCTGGTGCCAGTACGGGCGGGCCTGGACGACCGTGAAATCCACGTACGGACTGACCGTGACCGAACCGGAGAAGAAGATGCTCACCACGATGCTGGACACCTGCGCCTCATGA